Proteins from a single region of Paraburkholderia sp. PGU19:
- a CDS encoding DUF427 domain-containing protein, producing MHKTVKIPGPDHPITIAKSGSRVVVSVAGHKIADSTNALSFHEASYPEVLYIPRKDVDMSLLERTGHSTYCPYKGECSYYSIPAGGERSVNAVWSYESPYEAVESIREHVAFYRDRVDAIEVSAQ from the coding sequence ATGCACAAGACAGTGAAGATTCCCGGACCCGATCATCCCATCACGATTGCAAAAAGCGGATCGCGCGTAGTCGTGTCCGTGGCAGGCCACAAGATCGCTGACAGCACCAACGCGCTGTCCTTCCATGAAGCCTCGTATCCGGAAGTCCTCTACATTCCGCGCAAGGACGTCGACATGTCGCTGCTCGAACGCACCGGTCATTCGACGTATTGCCCGTACAAGGGCGAGTGCAGCTACTACAGCATTCCCGCTGGCGGCGAGCGTTCCGTCAATGCGGTGTGGAGTTACGAAAGCCCGTACGAAGCCGTCGAGTCGATCCGCGAACATGTGGCGTTCTATCGCGACCGCGTGGACGCCATCGAGGTCAGCGCGCAATAA
- a CDS encoding trypsin-like peptidase domain-containing protein: MGSRPRFVDDLSGALPSAAAAGSSEDDALLDAYSRTVIDALERVRAAVVFITVERRVPGAPERHARAGTGSGFIFTPDGYLLTNSHVVHGATHIRVQLADGTKFDADLVGDDPHSDLAVLRIGSPEPLPHVVLGESGKLRVGQIAVAVGNPLGLEQTVTAGVVSALGRSLRSNSGRMIYDVIQTDAALNPGNSGGPLINSAGHVIGVNTAIIPGAQSISFATAIDTAKWVIMQIFAHGRVRRAYIGVAGTTFALPRRVQRYFALESESGVRVMEIVKESPAALGGLRTDDTIVAVDGQVVEGVDALQRVLDGSRIGRSVSVTVLRGAQRVEVVVVPVEQSA; the protein is encoded by the coding sequence ATGGGAAGCCGTCCCCGTTTTGTCGACGATCTGTCGGGTGCGCTGCCAAGCGCCGCGGCCGCCGGGTCGTCCGAAGACGACGCACTCCTCGACGCCTATTCGCGCACCGTCATCGATGCGCTAGAACGGGTGCGGGCGGCCGTCGTCTTCATCACTGTCGAGCGCCGCGTGCCGGGCGCGCCGGAGCGCCATGCGCGCGCGGGCACCGGCTCGGGTTTCATCTTCACGCCCGATGGTTATCTTCTGACCAACAGCCACGTCGTGCACGGCGCGACGCATATCCGTGTGCAACTCGCCGACGGCACGAAGTTCGACGCCGATCTGGTCGGCGACGATCCGCACAGCGACCTGGCTGTGTTGCGTATCGGTTCGCCCGAGCCGCTGCCGCATGTCGTACTGGGCGAATCCGGCAAGTTGCGCGTCGGGCAGATTGCGGTCGCGGTGGGTAATCCGCTTGGGCTCGAGCAGACGGTGACGGCGGGCGTGGTTTCCGCGCTCGGGCGCTCGCTGAGGTCGAACTCGGGCCGCATGATCTATGACGTGATCCAGACGGATGCCGCGCTCAATCCAGGCAATTCGGGCGGGCCGTTGATCAACTCGGCGGGCCATGTGATCGGTGTGAATACCGCGATCATTCCGGGCGCGCAGTCGATCAGCTTTGCGACCGCGATCGATACTGCGAAGTGGGTCATCATGCAGATTTTTGCGCACGGGCGCGTGCGGCGGGCTTATATCGGCGTGGCGGGTACGACTTTCGCGTTGCCGCGGCGTGTGCAGCGGTATTTCGCGCTGGAGTCGGAAAGCGGCGTGCGGGTGATGGAGATCGTTAAGGAGAGTCCTGCCGCGCTCGGCGGGCTGCGGACGGATGATACGATCGTTGCGGTTGATGGGCAGGTTGTTGAGGGTGTCGATGCGCTGCAGCGCGTGCTCGATGGGTCCAGGATTGGGCGCTCTGTGAGCGTTACGGTTTTGCGCGGGGCGCAGCGGGTTGAGGTGGTTGTTGTGCCTGTTGAGCAGAGTGCTTAG
- a CDS encoding carbonic anhydrase has translation MNHPKRLLLSNLAWSQEVSAREPEFFTELARGQQPRFLWIGCSDSRVPAERITNAQPGELFVHRNIANLYTSDDGNTSSVIEYAVHALKVEHVIICGHHHCGGVRAALSTPSDALPIVNRRIAGLRELAERHRDELHAVADFDERVDRFAELNVIEQVRLLRESPIVRRAPRPPQVHGWIFGLRAGLITQLTDMDEARDIAVMHAEPPPSIAVRDAA, from the coding sequence ATGAATCATCCAAAACGCTTATTGCTGTCCAATCTGGCGTGGTCGCAAGAGGTCTCGGCGCGCGAGCCCGAGTTCTTCACGGAACTCGCGCGCGGCCAGCAGCCGCGCTTTCTGTGGATCGGTTGCTCCGATAGCCGCGTGCCCGCCGAGCGCATCACCAACGCGCAGCCGGGCGAGCTGTTCGTCCATCGGAACATCGCGAACCTCTACACCTCCGACGACGGCAACACATCGAGCGTAATCGAATACGCCGTGCATGCGCTGAAGGTCGAGCACGTGATCATCTGCGGACATCATCATTGCGGCGGCGTACGCGCGGCGCTGTCGACGCCTTCGGATGCGCTGCCCATCGTGAACCGACGCATTGCCGGTTTGCGCGAGCTCGCCGAACGTCATCGCGACGAACTGCATGCGGTTGCGGATTTCGACGAACGCGTCGACCGCTTTGCGGAGTTGAACGTGATCGAGCAGGTGCGGCTGTTGCGGGAGTCGCCCATCGTGCGCCGCGCGCCGCGTCCGCCGCAGGTGCACGGCTGGATTTTCGGGCTGCGCGCAGGGCTCATCACGCAACTGACCGATATGGATGAAGCCCGCGACATCGCCGTTATGCACGCCGAGCCGCCCCCATCCATCGCTGTGCGCGACGCCGCGTAG
- a CDS encoding SulP family inorganic anion transporter: MHTPPVSRLSNLRSDVFAGIVVFLVALPLCLGIATASGVDPFAGLVSGIVGGLVVALLSGSHLSVSGPAAGLVVIVVSAIASLGSFSAFLAAVLIAGALQIGFGLLRAGQLASFVPVAVIKGMLASIGIILIIKQIPLSVGLVSGADANNAHAAMLATPFGDLSMVTTALALISVVMLFAWETPRAKRYAIVRMLPGPLAVVALGIGVTLALDVLAPVLAVPAEHRVSLVSLDSFAALTGALSMPDFSQLVDGHVWRVGLTLAIVASLETLLSLEAVEQIDPKRRRASPDRELKAQGVGNMVAAVLGGLPLTAVIVRSSANVNAGAQTRMSAVIHGVLLLASVFALTAVLNLIPLACLAAILIHTGYKLAKPALFTAMAREGVDRFVPFVATIAGVLATDLLIGIGIGIATSAVLALRANLSRTFTLTRHDDHYLLVLRKDATFLSKPMLTRCLAQIPDRATVLIDAERADFIDRDIRDTLDAFVSEAAQRQITVERMRWPEPAAQEGRAALPSLGATAG, from the coding sequence ATGCACACTCCACCTGTTTCCCGTTTATCGAACCTGCGCAGCGATGTCTTCGCGGGGATCGTCGTGTTTCTCGTCGCGCTGCCACTGTGTCTGGGCATCGCCACCGCGTCCGGGGTCGATCCGTTTGCCGGGCTGGTGTCCGGCATCGTCGGCGGACTGGTCGTCGCGCTGTTGAGCGGCTCGCATCTGAGCGTGAGCGGGCCGGCTGCGGGCCTCGTCGTGATCGTCGTGTCGGCGATCGCGTCGCTCGGCAGTTTCTCCGCGTTTCTCGCCGCCGTGCTGATCGCGGGCGCGTTGCAAATCGGCTTCGGCCTGTTGCGCGCGGGACAGCTCGCCAGCTTCGTGCCCGTCGCCGTCATCAAGGGCATGCTGGCTTCGATCGGCATCATCCTGATCATCAAGCAGATTCCGCTCAGCGTCGGGCTCGTGAGCGGCGCGGATGCCAACAACGCGCACGCGGCCATGCTGGCGACGCCGTTCGGCGATCTGTCGATGGTGACGACCGCGCTCGCGCTCATCTCGGTGGTGATGCTGTTCGCGTGGGAGACGCCGCGCGCGAAGCGCTACGCGATCGTGCGCATGCTGCCGGGGCCGCTCGCCGTCGTCGCGCTCGGCATCGGCGTGACGCTTGCGCTCGATGTGCTGGCGCCCGTACTCGCGGTACCGGCTGAGCATCGGGTGTCGCTGGTGTCGCTGGATTCGTTCGCGGCGCTGACAGGCGCGCTCTCGATGCCCGACTTCAGCCAGCTCGTGGATGGCCACGTCTGGCGCGTCGGCTTGACGCTCGCCATCGTCGCGAGTCTGGAAACGCTGCTGAGCCTCGAAGCCGTCGAACAGATCGATCCGAAGCGCCGCCGCGCGTCGCCGGACCGTGAGTTGAAGGCGCAGGGCGTGGGCAATATGGTGGCGGCCGTGCTTGGCGGTCTGCCGCTGACGGCCGTAATCGTGCGCAGCTCGGCGAACGTGAATGCGGGCGCGCAGACGCGCATGTCGGCCGTGATTCACGGCGTGCTGCTGCTGGCGAGCGTGTTCGCGCTGACGGCCGTGCTGAACCTGATTCCGCTCGCGTGTCTCGCGGCGATCCTGATTCACACGGGCTACAAGCTTGCGAAGCCGGCGCTGTTCACGGCAATGGCGCGCGAAGGCGTCGACCGCTTCGTGCCGTTCGTGGCGACGATTGCGGGCGTGCTGGCGACGGATCTGCTGATCGGCATTGGCATCGGCATTGCGACGAGCGCGGTGCTCGCGCTGCGCGCGAACCTGTCGCGCACGTTCACGCTGACGCGTCACGACGATCACTATTTGCTGGTGCTGCGCAAAGACGCGACGTTCCTGTCGAAGCCGATGCTCACGCGCTGCCTCGCGCAGATTCCGGACCGTGCGACGGTGCTGATCGACGCGGAGCGTGCTGATTTCATCGACCGGGATATCCGCGACACGCTCGATGCGTTCGTGAGCGAGGCGGCGCAGCGGCAGATCACCGTCGAGCGTATGCGCTGGCCGGAGCCGGCGGCTCAGGAAGGGCGGGCGGCACTGCCGTCGCTAGGTGCGACGGCCGGCTGA
- a CDS encoding DNA polymerase II, with protein MSELQQGFLLTRHWRDTAAGTEVEFWLATNDGPRHIRLRPQPNVAFIPAAHRERAEDVLHREKNAQSRGVELRPLDLCDFQHRPVLGLYCPQYRQLTGIEKRLKQGGVDVYEADVFPPERYMMERFITAPVLFGGEANPAGHGPLMNADMKPASGYRPKLKLVSLDIETSAHAELYSIALEGCGQRQVYMLGPQNGDATDLDFALEYCDTRAQLIERLIGWLETHDPDAIIGWNVVQFDLKVLHETAQKCGVPLRIGRGGAVMEWREHGLKQNHFFAGAAGRLIIDGIEALRSATWSFPSFSLEYVAQAVLGEGKSIDNPYQRMDEIQRRFDEDKPALARYNLKDCELVTRVFGKTDLLSFLLERATVTGLPADRSGGSVAAFTHLYMPRMHRLGYVAPNLGDVAGAASPGGFVMDSKPGLYDSVLVLDYKSLYPSIIRTFLIDPVGLVDGVRHPDDEHSVPGFLGARFSRAHHCLPSIVAQVWEGREAAKREQNKPLSQALKIIMNAFYGVLGSTGCRFFDPRLASSITMRGHEIMHRTRELIEARGYAVIYGDTDSTFVWLRRAHDEEDAARIGRELVSGINAWWREHLRERFGLESALELQFERHYKRFFMPTVRGAEEGSKKRYAGLTVLADGSEDVVYKGLETVRTDWTPLAQRFQQELYLRIFKQQPYRDYVRDYVRRTLAGEFDDLLVYRKRLRRPLSEYERNVPPHVRAARSADEFNRQRGRPLQYQNGGWISYVMTGSGPEPLETLRSEIDYEHYLTRQLQPVADAILPLLKDDFATLASGQKQLF; from the coding sequence TTGAGTGAGCTTCAACAGGGGTTTCTTCTCACCCGTCATTGGCGCGATACGGCCGCCGGAACGGAGGTCGAGTTCTGGCTCGCGACCAACGACGGTCCGCGCCACATCCGCCTGCGCCCGCAGCCGAACGTCGCGTTCATCCCCGCCGCGCATCGCGAGCGCGCGGAAGACGTGCTGCACCGGGAGAAGAACGCCCAGTCGCGCGGTGTCGAACTGCGCCCGCTCGATTTGTGCGACTTCCAGCATCGGCCGGTGCTGGGGCTGTATTGCCCCCAGTACCGGCAGCTGACCGGGATCGAAAAGCGTCTGAAACAGGGTGGCGTCGACGTCTACGAAGCCGACGTGTTCCCGCCCGAACGCTACATGATGGAGCGTTTCATCACTGCGCCCGTGCTGTTCGGTGGCGAGGCGAATCCCGCCGGTCATGGCCCGCTGATGAACGCCGACATGAAGCCCGCGAGCGGCTATCGTCCGAAGCTCAAGCTGGTATCGCTCGATATCGAAACCAGCGCGCACGCCGAGTTGTACTCGATCGCGCTGGAAGGCTGCGGGCAGCGTCAGGTGTACATGCTCGGACCGCAGAACGGCGACGCGACGGACCTCGACTTCGCGCTGGAGTATTGCGACACCCGGGCGCAACTGATCGAGCGGCTGATCGGATGGCTGGAGACGCACGATCCCGACGCGATCATCGGCTGGAATGTCGTGCAGTTCGATCTGAAAGTGCTACATGAAACCGCGCAGAAGTGCGGCGTGCCACTGCGCATCGGGCGCGGCGGCGCGGTGATGGAATGGCGCGAGCATGGCCTGAAGCAGAACCATTTCTTTGCGGGCGCGGCGGGGAGGCTGATCATCGACGGCATCGAGGCGTTGCGCTCGGCCACATGGAGCTTTCCGTCGTTCAGCCTCGAATACGTCGCGCAGGCGGTGCTGGGCGAAGGCAAGTCGATCGACAACCCGTATCAGCGGATGGACGAGATCCAGCGCCGCTTCGACGAAGACAAGCCCGCGCTCGCCCGCTACAACCTGAAAGACTGCGAACTCGTCACGCGAGTCTTCGGCAAGACGGACCTGCTGTCGTTCCTGCTCGAACGCGCGACCGTCACGGGACTGCCTGCCGACCGCAGCGGCGGGTCAGTGGCGGCGTTCACGCATCTATACATGCCGCGCATGCACCGGCTCGGCTACGTCGCGCCGAATCTCGGCGACGTTGCGGGCGCGGCCAGCCCTGGCGGCTTCGTGATGGACTCGAAGCCGGGCCTCTACGATTCCGTGCTGGTGCTCGACTACAAGAGCCTGTATCCGTCGATCATCCGCACGTTTCTGATCGATCCCGTGGGGCTGGTCGACGGCGTGCGTCACCCCGACGATGAGCATTCCGTGCCCGGCTTCCTCGGCGCGCGGTTTTCGCGGGCACACCACTGCCTGCCATCGATCGTCGCGCAGGTGTGGGAAGGACGCGAAGCCGCGAAGCGCGAGCAGAACAAGCCGTTGTCGCAGGCGCTGAAAATCATCATGAACGCGTTCTACGGCGTGCTCGGCTCGACAGGCTGCCGGTTCTTCGATCCGCGCCTTGCATCGTCGATCACGATGCGCGGCCACGAGATCATGCACCGCACGCGTGAGCTGATCGAAGCGCGCGGGTACGCGGTGATTTACGGCGACACCGATTCGACTTTTGTGTGGCTGCGCCGCGCGCATGACGAGGAAGACGCGGCGCGCATCGGACGAGAGCTGGTTAGCGGAATCAATGCGTGGTGGCGTGAGCATTTGCGCGAGCGCTTCGGGCTGGAGAGCGCGCTGGAGTTGCAGTTCGAGCGGCATTACAAGCGCTTTTTCATGCCGACCGTGCGCGGCGCGGAGGAAGGCAGCAAGAAGCGCTACGCGGGATTGACCGTGCTTGCCGATGGAAGCGAAGACGTCGTCTACAAGGGTCTCGAAACGGTGCGCACCGATTGGACACCGCTAGCGCAGCGCTTTCAGCAGGAACTGTATCTGCGCATTTTCAAACAGCAGCCGTATCGGGATTATGTGCGCGATTATGTGCGGCGCACGCTGGCGGGCGAGTTCGATGATCTGCTCGTGTATCGCAAGCGGCTGCGTCGGCCGCTGTCCGAGTATGAGCGCAATGTGCCGCCGCATGTGCGTGCCGCACGTTCCGCCGATGAGTTCAACCGGCAGCGCGGTCGGCCGCTTCAATATCAGAATGGCGGATGGATCAGTTATGTGATGACTGGCAGCGGGCCTGAGCCGCTCGAAACGCTGCGCTCGGAAATCGACTACGAGCATTATCTGACGCGGCAGCTTCAGCCTGTAGCGGATGCGATTTTGCCTTTGCTCAAGGATGATTTTGCTACGTTGGCTTCGGGGCAGAAGCAGTTGTTTTGA